Genomic window (Vibrio pomeroyi):
TAATGATCTCTTGTTTCTCAATTTCAGGCATATCTGGCGTGGTTAATTGCAGTTCATCAGCGACCGAGTAAAGCACATGTCGACTGTGAAGCAGTGTTCTCAATGCGTTAAGTCGGTCTTTTAGCATGGTCGAAACGGCGATGTCTTCCAAGAAGGGATTCATCTTGGCCGTTTCTTGAATCAACATACTAGTATGCGCGTCATATTTAGTCGGAGCCAACTTGCTCACACCAAAGCCTACAAACGGCAAAATAAGCATTGGCAGAACGATAACGTAGCGTTGGCGCCACATCGCATTGATGATGACCAATAAGCGCAATTTCAGATTATTCATAATAGCTCCAACATCCAATGTACGAAGTTACCACGGTTCTGCCAGCTGTCTTGTTCGACGACAGAGATAGGTGAATTGCTTAGCTGACGCGCATGATCAAGCGCCCAAATCATTTGGTTGGCACTGCCAACCGTGGTTACGTGCTCTTGGTATGGGAGCAAAGCAGGGAACGGTGTTGTGATAATTGGCGTGCCAGCCGCAAGGTATTCCATTAGTTTGAGTGGGCTGCAAGCTCGGATTTGCTCGTTATCAACAAACGGCAACAGGCTTACATCCCAGTGTTGAGAATAGCTTGGCAGCGTGTGGTGTGGACGTGGGCCAAGGTAATGTACGTTACTCAACTTAGGTAGCATAAGCGTATCAAGCTCGTTTGGGCCAATGAAAACAAAGTCCCATTCCGGCATCGCATTGGCAACATGATCAATCATTTCATAATCAAGCCATTTAGAAAGGCTGCCATAAAAACCCGCTATAGGGCGATGGTTACTCGGTAAATCTTTTGCTCTTGGTGCGGGTGTTGAAAATAGGTCTACGTCGACACCATGTGGTAGCAAGTGCGCTTTATGTTTTGGAAATTTATCCATCAATTTTTTGCTAGCTGCGAATATAAGAGTCGCCTTATCGATCAATTCCGATTCGTGCTGTGCAACGGTGTCATGGTCAACACCAGCCAGTGCGCTAAAATCATCGCCGCAGTAATAGACCACAGATGATTCGCCTAAGTGTCTGCACAAATCAACAGCTGTCGGAAGAGAAGTCCATAAGATAGGCGCGTTAAGATTTAGCTCCGCAATAACTGGCTTTAGTTGGTGCAGCATCATTTGCTGAGCCAACTTTCTAGAAAATTGAGAAGCAGGCGCAGGGATTGTCTTTAAGTTAACGATAGTAATATTATCGTGTCCCTCAGAGTCGAGCATGTTTTGAGTGACGGCTTTGGTCTTGCCAAACAATTTGTTGAACGCTCTTGCCGCATCTTTAGCGGACAGCTTCGGTTGTCTTAGGCCAATAGAGTTGATCCATAAGACTTTGTGTTGCTTAGCAAGGTGACGAACTAAATGTTGAGTCGATGAAGGCAGGCCACCAAAGTCTTCACCAAATACGATTAAATCACGCATGGTCACCTCCATGAGTCTCTAGTGAATCG
Coding sequences:
- a CDS encoding glycosyltransferase; this translates as MRDLIVFGEDFGGLPSSTQHLVRHLAKQHKVLWINSIGLRQPKLSAKDAARAFNKLFGKTKAVTQNMLDSEGHDNITIVNLKTIPAPASQFSRKLAQQMMLHQLKPVIAELNLNAPILWTSLPTAVDLCRHLGESSVVYYCGDDFSALAGVDHDTVAQHESELIDKATLIFAASKKLMDKFPKHKAHLLPHGVDVDLFSTPAPRAKDLPSNHRPIAGFYGSLSKWLDYEMIDHVANAMPEWDFVFIGPNELDTLMLPKLSNVHYLGPRPHHTLPSYSQHWDVSLLPFVDNEQIRACSPLKLMEYLAAGTPIITTPFPALLPYQEHVTTVGSANQMIWALDHARQLSNSPISVVEQDSWQNRGNFVHWMLELL